A region from the Triticum aestivum cultivar Chinese Spring chromosome 3D, IWGSC CS RefSeq v2.1, whole genome shotgun sequence genome encodes:
- the LOC123076648 gene encoding probable carboxylesterase 15, whose protein sequence is MPSSTVLSREPEPVGDTANGKAKAKAIPYVVEDCLGVMKLLSDGTVIRSTPPPFPAGADYDDGRVEWKDAVYDAEYNLGVRFYRPQLGEGNTKLPVLVYFHGGGFVFGSYSWPKNHAGCLRLACELPAVVLSFDYRLAPEHPLPAAVEDSATALRWLATRISSRSDAWLAEDACIFLGGQSSGATLAHHLLLRPHPMVKIAGCILLMPPFLSETATQSELDTPDTAFLSLKMSDKYFRLMMPVGANKDDPLVNPFGPASPSLETADVGRMLVVAAECDMVRDKDIEYADRLKAMGKDVELAVFPGQEHAFFATKPFSPAADELLTVIKRFLDQRN, encoded by the coding sequence ATGCCGTCCTCCACTGTCCTCTCTCGTGAACCTGAACCAGTAGGCGACACTGCCAATgggaaggccaaggccaaggccatCCCCTACGTGGTCGAGGACTGCCTTGGCGTCATGAAGCTGCTCAGCGACGGCACGGTGATCCGCTCCACGCCACCGCCGTTCCCTGCCGGCGCCGACTACGACGACGGCCGCGTCGAGTGGAAGGACGCCGTGTACGACGCCGAATACAACCTCGGCGTGCGCTTCTACAGGCCACAACTCGGCGAAGGTAACACCAAGTTGCCGGTGCTCGTCTACTTCCACGGCGGGGGCTTCGTGTTCGGCTCCTACTCCTGGCCAAAGAACCACGCAGGCTGCCTCCGCCTCGCCTGCGAGCTGCCCGCCGTCGTGCTCTCCTTCGACTACCGCCTCGCCCCCGAGCACCCTCTCCCCGCCGCCGTGGAGGACTCGGCCACCGCGCTCCGTTGGCTCGCCACCCGCATCTCCTCTCGGTCCGACGCGTGGCTGGCCGAGGACGCCTGCATTTTCCTTGGCGGCCAGTCCTCCGGCGCCACCCTCGCGCACCACCTGCTACTCCGCCCACACCCCATGGTAAAGATCGCCGGCTGCATCCTGCTCATGCCGCCCTTCTTGTCGGAGACGGCAACCCAGTCGGAGCTGGACACGCCGGACACCGCCTTCTTGAGCCTCAAGatgtccgacaagtatttccgcCTCATGATGCCGGTGGGGGCGAACAAGGACGACCCTCTGGTTAACCCGTTCGGCCCGGCCAGCCCGAGCTTGGAGACGGCCGACGTCGGGCGCAtgctggtggtggcagcggagTGCGACATGGTGAGGGACAAGGACATCGAGTACGCCGACCGGCTCAAGGCGATGGGGAAGGACGTAGAGCTGGCCGTGTTCCCTGGGCAGGAGCACGCCTTCTTTGCAACAAAACCATTCTCTCCGGCGGCAGACGAACTGCTCACGGTGATCAAGCGCTTCCTTGATCAGCGCAATTAA
- the LOC123076649 gene encoding E3 ubiquitin-protein ligase WAV3-like, translated as MVFNDDENPASTLNTGSTKGLVKIQKPAYSRDDVALTADEVTAVIELNAAPSAVVREGLDLVVVLDVSGSMQGERLESMKQSMQFVIMKLTPVDRLSIVTFSSHAQRLCPLRSMTEAAQKEVKAIIDGLKAKGTTNIKSGLEIARQVVAERSTKKSRTANVFLMSDGVQSAGEATDVDLGSASVYTFGLGKDTDHKLLNAIAKKSPGGTFSTVRDGANLTRPFSQMLGGLLTVVAQDVKLTLTPKTEDGLKVMVVPADTDYTQTTDSATGVITINFGTLFSGESRKVTVKMTLSDCAAGTTRHDAVLAEAQHSYTAQSVVHGLQTPENLKIYRTPNPATVAGSKARWVLAELARRRQAQAIRDAMALAEAGDLDGARYRLVEAQNALEELVLDDGQKLLDSLRAELVQLIKLMATKDLYEAQGRPYALASDTSHARQRYADRGDDTDAVRLFATARMDTYLKQAKQFDSDPTKPLPSAADDVKEEIAANPMAAFSSELAVYLQKAIEALQAIEKMINPTTTT; from the exons ATGGTGTTCAACGACGATGAGAATCCTGCCAGTACCTTGAATACAG GGAGCACCAAGGGACTGGTGAAGATCCAAAAGCCAGCGTACAGCAGGGACGACGTGGCGCTGACGGCCGACGAGGTCACGGCGGTGATCGAGCTGAACGCCGCACCCAGCGCCGTCGTCAGGGAGGGGCTGGACCTTGTGGTGGTGCTGGATGTGAGCGGCAGCATGCAGGGGGAGAGGCTTGAAAGCATGAAGCAGTCGATGCAGTTCGTGATCATGAAGCTCACCCCCGTGGACCGCCTCTCCATCGTCACCTTCTCCAGCCACGCCCAAAGGCTCTGCCCGCTGCGCTCCATGACCGAGGCCGCCCAAAAGGAAGTCAAGGCCATCATCGACGGCCTCAAGGCCAAGGGAACCACCAACATCAAGAGTGGCCTCGAGATCGCGCGGCAAGTCGTCGCCGAACGCTCCACCAAGAAATCCCGCACCGCCAACGTCTTCCTCATGTCCGACGGCGTGCAGAGCGCCGGTGAAGCCACGGATGTCGATCTTGGCAGTGCTAGCGTCTACACCTTCGGTCTCGGCAAGGACACAGATCACAAG CTGCTCAACGCCATCGCCAAGAAATCCCCCGGCGGCACGTTCAGCACGGTGCGGGACGGGGCCAACCTCACCAGGCCCTTCTCCCAGATGCTGGGTGGCCTCCTCACCGTGGTGGCGCAGGACGTGAAGCTCACCCTCACGCCCAAGACCGAGGACGGCCTGAAGGTGATGGTGGTGCCCGCCGACACCGACTACACGCAGACCACGGACAGCGCCACCGGCGTCATCACCATCAACTTCGGCACCCTCTTCAGCGGGGAGTCGCGCAAGGTCACCGTCAAGATGACGCTCTCGGACTGCGCCGCCGGCACCACGCGCCACGACGCGGTCCTCGCCGAGGCCCAGCACAGCTATACCGCCCAGTCCGTCGTGCACGGCCTCCAGACCCCCGAGAACCTCAAGATCTACCGCACCCCGAACCCAGCCACCGTCGCCGGCAGCAAGGCGCGCTGGGTGCTGGCCGAGCTGGCGCGGCGCCGGCAGGCCCAGGCCATCAGGGACGCCATGGCTCTGGCGGAAGCCGGCGACCTCGACGGCGCACGCTACAGGCTCGTGGAGGCGCAGAACGCGCTGGAGGAGCTCGTGCTGGACGACGGCCAGAAGCTGCTCGACTCGCTCCGCGCCGAGCTCGTGCAGCTcatcaagctcatggccaccaAGGATCTCTACGAGGCGCAGGGCCGCCCCTACGCGCTCGCCTCCGATACCTCCCACGCCCGCCAGCGCTACGCCGACAGGGGCGACGACACGGACGCAGTTCGCCTCTTCGCCACGGCACGCATGGACACCTACCTTAAGCAGGCTAAGCAGTTCGACAGTGACCCCACCAAGCCGCTGCCCTCCGCCGCCGACGACGTCAAGGAAGAGATCGCCGCCAACCCCATGGCAGCCTTCTCCTCCGAGCTCGCCGTATACCTCCAGAAGGCAATCGAGGCTCTGCAGGCCATCGAGAAGATGATcaaccccaccaccaccacctag